The following coding sequences lie in one Streptococcus suis genomic window:
- a CDS encoding alpha-N-acetylgalactosaminidase, with the protein MIVKIENKQIARYFKLEDGKFYTSHILNKKLDEPIGNEKNTEFLVSFCDGSQLGSEDFTAHVVEQTNESLLVSFYHSEIQLTVLYSGREDVLAKEVTILSSSKTINYIDVEQFGFANLEQVYIPKQQEDIKEMAGFSGYYVELGQPIYAKSFFFGMEFPMGENRLVDQTYFSRYYVGHEIKEPKKIWPVVIGAASGFEKASIQQDFFTYISGIAQPSYFRKQYNSWYDHMTAIDEGIIVKSFEEISHGFEDNGVKLDAYVVDDGWCDYQSVWEFNEKFPNGLTKVKALVNNLGASLGLWIGPRGGYNGTEVIMSDWLEAHPEFGSKNALSNDVNIGDFNYLEVMKQKMLDYQKKYDISYWKIDGWLLKPDKPDPSGEFAMHTMTPVYEFLIDLLKDLRAERGDRDCWLNLTSYVNPSPWFLQWVNSLWIQISQDVGFTENAGNDIQRMITYRDCQYEEFLTKRDIQLPLWSLYNHEPVYASTAHTWYMDHQMYASVEDFEDYLLFISTRGNAFWEFHYSYTMFDQERWKANARAVKWIENNYSTLKHSQMIGGKPSAFEIYGYRCIDEEAGKEILSLRNPASHSATIQLDNINLSDYQLVRGDYKALTETEYELAPYTILIAEKLGG; encoded by the coding sequence ATGATAGTGAAGATAGAAAATAAACAGATAGCACGCTATTTTAAATTAGAAGATGGGAAGTTTTATACTTCCCATATCTTGAATAAAAAGCTTGATGAACCCATTGGAAATGAAAAAAATACGGAATTCCTTGTTTCTTTCTGTGATGGAAGCCAGCTCGGCTCTGAGGATTTTACAGCTCATGTGGTCGAACAAACCAATGAAAGTCTTTTGGTGAGTTTCTATCATTCAGAAATCCAGTTAACCGTTCTATATTCAGGACGTGAAGATGTACTTGCCAAAGAGGTTACTATTCTGTCATCTTCTAAAACGATTAACTATATTGATGTGGAGCAGTTTGGTTTTGCAAACTTAGAGCAGGTATATATTCCGAAACAGCAAGAAGATATTAAGGAAATGGCTGGATTTTCTGGCTATTATGTAGAGTTGGGACAACCAATTTATGCCAAGTCCTTCTTCTTTGGTATGGAGTTTCCAATGGGAGAAAATAGACTGGTAGATCAAACCTATTTTTCTCGCTACTATGTCGGTCACGAAATTAAAGAGCCTAAAAAAATCTGGCCAGTTGTTATTGGTGCAGCTTCTGGATTTGAGAAAGCAAGCATTCAACAGGATTTCTTTACTTACATTAGTGGAATTGCTCAGCCAAGTTACTTCAGAAAACAATATAATTCTTGGTATGACCATATGACTGCCATTGATGAAGGGATTATTGTAAAGAGTTTTGAAGAGATTTCACATGGCTTTGAAGACAATGGTGTGAAGTTGGATGCCTATGTCGTTGATGATGGCTGGTGTGATTACCAAAGTGTTTGGGAGTTTAATGAAAAGTTCCCTAACGGTCTAACAAAAGTAAAAGCTCTCGTAAATAATCTGGGTGCAAGTCTTGGTCTTTGGATTGGACCACGTGGAGGCTATAACGGTACAGAAGTTATCATGAGTGACTGGTTGGAGGCCCATCCAGAATTCGGTAGCAAGAATGCCTTGTCAAATGATGTCAATATTGGTGACTTCAATTATTTGGAAGTCATGAAGCAAAAAATGTTGGATTACCAGAAAAAATATGACATCAGCTATTGGAAAATCGATGGTTGGTTGCTGAAGCCAGACAAACCAGACCCTAGTGGCGAGTTTGCCATGCACACTATGACTCCTGTCTATGAATTCTTGATTGACCTCTTAAAAGATTTAAGGGCAGAGCGAGGAGATAGAGATTGCTGGTTAAACTTGACTTCCTATGTCAATCCAAGCCCATGGTTCTTACAATGGGTCAACAGCCTTTGGATACAAATTTCGCAGGATGTTGGCTTTACAGAAAATGCTGGGAATGATATTCAACGGATGATTACCTACCGTGATTGCCAATATGAAGAATTTTTAACTAAACGGGATATTCAATTGCCACTCTGGAGCCTTTATAACCATGAGCCTGTCTATGCGAGTACAGCTCATACCTGGTACATGGACCATCAAATGTATGCTAGTGTAGAAGATTTTGAAGATTATCTCCTATTTATTTCCACTCGAGGAAATGCTTTTTGGGAATTCCACTATTCCTATACAATGTTTGATCAGGAACGTTGGAAGGCCAATGCTCGTGCTGTCAAATGGATAGAGAACAATTACTCAACTCTAAAACATAGTCAAATGATTGGTGGTAAACCGTCAGCGTTTGAAATTTATGGTTACAGATGTATTGATGAAGAAGCAGGGAAAGAAATTCTCTCGCTTCGGAACCCAGCTAGCCATTCAGCCACTATTCAGTTAGATAATATCAATCTTTCCGACTATCAATTGGTTAGAGGAGATTATAAAGCTCTGACAGAAACAGAGTATGAACTAGCTCCATATACAATTCTGATTGCAGAGAAACTAGGAGGGTAA
- a CDS encoding ROK family protein gives MAVKYALGVDIGGTKVAVGLVDGTGHVAYSLKVPSNKESSETLFQCVCTAIRELLNSQQLNIEDVAGIGVGLPGKVDVENGVAVFQNNIPWENFPVVKRLQKEFGNIPIKIDNDVKVAAYAEYRMLSLEADDMFGYITISTGIAASNIINNTILRGSGFAGEIGFMPVRSFGRTSGLEISCSGPAIERQGKQMYGEDLSTKAVFDNWRKGDITASAIIANARDGMVQAIHNMICLLDPKIIVLGGSVAQNNPDFIEDIKTVLGLSLHHEQKHILNNIIISKIDNGNNGIIGSAFLVQ, from the coding sequence ATGGCAGTTAAATATGCTTTAGGTGTAGATATTGGTGGTACAAAAGTTGCTGTGGGACTGGTAGATGGTACAGGTCATGTGGCTTATAGTTTAAAAGTGCCAAGCAATAAAGAATCATCAGAAACCTTATTTCAATGCGTGTGTACAGCTATTCGAGAACTACTAAACAGTCAGCAACTGAATATTGAGGATGTTGCAGGGATTGGAGTTGGCTTGCCAGGAAAAGTTGATGTTGAAAATGGAGTTGCAGTTTTTCAAAACAACATTCCATGGGAGAATTTTCCTGTTGTGAAGCGACTTCAAAAAGAATTTGGAAATATTCCAATAAAAATTGACAATGATGTGAAAGTGGCGGCCTATGCAGAGTATCGAATGCTTTCATTAGAAGCAGATGATATGTTTGGCTATATTACTATTTCTACAGGTATCGCAGCTTCCAATATCATAAATAACACAATTCTAAGAGGATCTGGCTTTGCGGGCGAAATCGGTTTTATGCCAGTTCGGAGTTTCGGAAGAACAAGTGGTCTAGAAATCTCCTGCTCAGGACCAGCCATTGAACGCCAAGGGAAGCAAATGTATGGTGAAGATTTGTCAACCAAGGCAGTGTTTGATAATTGGCGTAAAGGAGATATTACAGCATCGGCTATTATCGCTAATGCGAGAGATGGCATGGTCCAAGCGATTCATAATATGATTTGTTTACTGGATCCTAAAATAATCGTTTTGGGTGGTAGTGTTGCACAAAATAACCCAGATTTTATTGAAGATATAAAGACCGTTTTGGGACTATCTTTACATCATGAACAAAAACATATTTTGAATAATATTATCATCTCAAAAATAGATAATGGAAATAACGGAATAATTGGTTCTGCATTCCTAGTCCAATAA
- a CDS encoding beta-galactosidase translates to MKNNKRKFTLLTIATLASAFLFQNHVFASEVSLSDLNWTTATHGDATSSKTVQKNKPFTAGNENRENKISLKMEDGSIREFEKGIGTVAANPSTISYDISNLGATKFKSFVGIDRTAVPTDNRYSKISKFEVLVDGAVIYTSIDNYPDGIKYDTSAIWLELDIPSNAQIIEFKSYSGEHTWGDEVVLGNPTFEIPDSSEIQDDAVDVVDQTSPNELPVRENSVYLSDLDWRSASHGDATASKTVQKNKPFTLGNNGSNQKISLKMSDGSIKEFEKGLGTIAAGPSTIQYDISGAGVSRFTTFVGLDRSAGHADNRYANIEKFEIEVDGTVIYSTLNEYPDGFNYDTPAIKVDVEIPEGARSIRLNSYSGQQTWGDELVLAGAYFVASGQFRNPNDFEPAPKRREISNTSPLLMMPLYANGSEYSKGNYSFWGEDTLVGKWENIDPELKPYTVIQVHPDDLPHRAGVAQDFYEKILEQAQNYVNPTTGQNEPIPVILTVYTAGNQSHYTAAHWITMEWIDRMYEKYSCLQGIFSTENYWIWAGNVESNAAEYLKLSARHGGYFIWSEQNNGASIEKALGTQGRPIFKETVEKYWQNFIFMFKNTPAHEGNDAPTVSYMTGLWLADYAYQWGGLMDTWKWYETGKWKLFESSGIGKTQGNRQWLTQPEAMLGAEAINIYLNGGSVYNFEHPAYTYGVRNEESPLYSTVIENFFKYVINNPAPSKEDVLAATKILINGNFSSKRDGHFYVDVNTATHQSPLYTTGRYGVIPAVPSSISSEVLNSKLPDHIQVVSLNDGSMSSAANRRNLLNGLYPEEYTGNIFGDEIDNRAFIYNYEYNRDNDQTGSFELSGKEFDVTLKSHSFTIVENIATGLNIKQNNFRINKDSLWEGASNSTQARALPQLSKSDAINWVFNTYIHNTPSSEQRETVYVLKNVSKQPTVEILNSSDSNFVTPSVEYNSESKTATIRIVSNGYVDLNINY, encoded by the coding sequence GTGAAAAATAACAAGAGAAAATTTACACTTTTAACGATTGCAACATTGGCTTCAGCATTCTTGTTTCAAAATCATGTGTTTGCATCTGAGGTTTCATTGTCTGATTTAAATTGGACTACCGCAACTCACGGTGATGCTACTTCATCCAAAACTGTTCAAAAGAATAAACCATTTACTGCAGGGAATGAAAACCGTGAGAATAAAATTTCATTAAAAATGGAAGATGGCTCAATTAGAGAATTTGAGAAAGGAATCGGAACTGTTGCGGCAAATCCTTCTACAATTAGCTATGACATTTCTAACCTAGGAGCAACGAAATTTAAATCCTTTGTAGGAATTGATAGGACAGCTGTTCCTACGGATAATAGATATTCCAAAATTAGTAAATTTGAAGTGCTTGTAGATGGGGCTGTAATTTATACATCAATTGACAATTATCCAGATGGGATTAAATACGATACATCAGCGATTTGGCTTGAATTAGATATTCCATCTAATGCACAAATAATTGAATTTAAGAGTTACTCAGGAGAACATACATGGGGTGATGAAGTTGTGTTAGGTAATCCAACTTTTGAAATTCCCGATAGTTCGGAAATTCAAGATGATGCAGTAGATGTTGTAGATCAGACTTCTCCAAATGAACTACCTGTTAGAGAGAATTCTGTTTATCTTTCAGACTTAGATTGGCGAAGTGCTAGTCACGGTGATGCCACAGCTTCAAAAACTGTTCAAAAAAATAAACCATTTACGCTAGGGAATAATGGAAGTAATCAGAAAATTTCTTTAAAAATGTCTGATGGATCTATTAAGGAGTTTGAAAAAGGACTAGGTACAATCGCTGCTGGACCATCGACAATACAATATGATATTTCTGGAGCAGGAGTATCACGGTTTACCACATTTGTAGGATTAGATAGGAGTGCTGGTCATGCAGATAATAGGTATGCTAATATTGAAAAATTTGAAATTGAAGTTGATGGTACTGTAATTTACTCGACTTTGAACGAATATCCAGATGGTTTTAATTATGATACTCCAGCAATTAAAGTTGATGTTGAAATTCCAGAAGGTGCTCGTTCTATTCGTTTAAATAGTTATTCTGGTCAACAAACCTGGGGCGATGAGTTAGTTTTAGCAGGTGCTTACTTTGTAGCAAGTGGACAATTCCGTAATCCCAATGACTTTGAGCCTGCACCAAAACGTAGAGAAATTTCTAACACAAGTCCATTACTTATGATGCCATTATATGCTAATGGTTCAGAATACAGTAAAGGAAATTATTCATTCTGGGGAGAGGATACTTTAGTTGGTAAATGGGAAAATATTGATCCAGAATTAAAGCCTTATACAGTAATTCAAGTTCACCCAGATGATTTGCCACATAGAGCAGGAGTAGCTCAGGATTTTTATGAGAAAATTCTCGAACAAGCTCAAAACTATGTGAATCCAACCACCGGTCAAAATGAACCTATTCCAGTTATCTTAACTGTATACACAGCAGGCAACCAATCACATTATACTGCTGCACATTGGATTACGATGGAATGGATTGATAGAATGTATGAAAAGTATTCTTGTCTTCAAGGAATCTTTTCAACAGAAAATTATTGGATCTGGGCTGGAAATGTTGAAAGTAATGCGGCTGAGTATTTAAAATTGTCAGCAAGACACGGAGGATATTTCATTTGGTCTGAGCAAAACAATGGTGCCTCCATTGAAAAAGCTTTAGGAACTCAGGGAAGACCGATCTTTAAAGAGACAGTCGAAAAATATTGGCAAAACTTTATTTTCATGTTCAAGAATACCCCTGCACATGAAGGTAATGATGCTCCAACTGTAAGTTACATGACAGGTCTATGGCTTGCTGACTATGCATACCAGTGGGGTGGATTGATGGACACTTGGAAATGGTATGAAACAGGAAAATGGAAGTTGTTTGAAAGCTCTGGAATTGGAAAAACACAAGGGAATAGACAATGGTTAACTCAACCAGAAGCCATGTTAGGAGCAGAGGCTATTAATATCTATTTAAATGGTGGATCGGTATATAATTTTGAGCATCCTGCCTATACCTATGGTGTAAGAAATGAGGAATCACCATTATATTCAACTGTAATTGAAAACTTCTTCAAATATGTAATAAATAATCCTGCACCTTCTAAAGAAGATGTACTCGCTGCTACAAAAATTTTGATAAATGGAAATTTCTCATCTAAACGAGATGGTCATTTCTATGTTGATGTCAATACAGCAACACACCAAAGTCCACTATATACAACTGGTCGATATGGTGTAATCCCTGCTGTACCATCTAGTATTTCTTCAGAAGTATTGAATTCAAAATTACCTGACCATATTCAGGTTGTCAGTCTAAATGACGGCAGTATGTCTTCGGCGGCTAACAGAAGAAATTTATTAAACGGCCTATATCCAGAAGAGTATACTGGAAACATTTTTGGTGATGAGATTGACAATAGAGCATTTATCTATAATTATGAGTATAATCGCGACAATGACCAGACTGGTTCATTCGAACTTAGTGGTAAAGAGTTTGATGTAACTTTGAAATCTCACTCGTTCACGATTGTAGAGAATATTGCAACAGGATTAAATATCAAACAAAATAACTTCCGAATCAATAAAGATTCATTATGGGAAGGTGCTTCAAATTCAACACAAGCTAGAGCATTACCTCAACTATCAAAATCTGATGCTATAAATTGGGTATTTAATACTTATATCCATAATACTCCAAGCTCCGAGCAGCGTGAGACAGTATATGTATTGAAGAATGTAAGTAAACAACCAACTGTTGAGATACTGAATTCTAGTGATTCTAATTTTGTAACTCCAAGTGTAGAATACAATTCTGAATCAAAAACTGCGACGATTAGAATCGTATCAAATGGTTATGTTGATTTGAATATTAACTATTAA
- a CDS encoding sigma-70 family RNA polymerase sigma factor has translation MEYYLIVRGRKIFVDKKVYSGYWSLVNHQNYLRRREILFSVLPFSSFEKENFRLEDVLPDLTVDIEKIVETKIMLELLSESLSRLNKSEMLLIESIYFQEKTLRQVAEELKTSPSRISRLRDKVLDKLKNMLENSHKM, from the coding sequence ATGGAATATTATTTAATTGTACGAGGACGGAAGATTTTTGTTGATAAAAAAGTATATAGTGGTTACTGGAGTCTGGTAAATCATCAAAACTATTTACGAAGACGTGAAATATTATTTTCCGTACTTCCGTTTTCATCGTTTGAAAAAGAAAACTTTAGATTAGAAGATGTTTTACCTGATTTGACTGTAGATATTGAGAAAATTGTAGAAACAAAAATTATGTTGGAGCTACTATCAGAATCACTTTCGAGACTAAATAAAAGTGAAATGCTTTTAATTGAGTCTATATACTTTCAGGAAAAAACACTACGTCAAGTTGCTGAAGAGTTAAAAACTAGCCCATCCAGAATCTCTAGATTAAGAGATAAAGTCCTTGATAAGTTAAAAAACATGCTTGAAAATTCGCATAAAATGTGA
- a CDS encoding DUF3173 domain-containing protein — protein MKTITHKELMKLGFAKTTARKIIRQAKNIAIQRFEVADKNSVNAVKLSKSPFDNRRLDLAPLSIVEELLGFSLVEYEEKNHD, from the coding sequence ATGAAGACAATAACTCACAAAGAATTAATGAAATTGGGTTTTGCAAAAACTACAGCTAGAAAAATAATACGACAAGCAAAAAATATTGCAATTCAGAGATTTGAAGTAGCAGACAAAAATAGTGTAAATGCGGTAAAATTAAGTAAATCCCCATTCGACAATAGGCGATTAGACTTAGCACCGTTATCTATTGTTGAAGAATTACTAGGTTTCTCGCTCGTGGAATACGAGGAGAAGAACCATGACTAA
- a CDS encoding site-specific integrase, with protein sequence MTKNYKGVNRDKKGRIYIQTEFKANPITGKRQRYKSYLNRWGKPFDTEKEAYNELCRVRAEYHDKFEYADYDISYKAFMNSVFLPYYKQTVQGLTYRTAMVHFELFIEEFGDTKLRNITPRMCEQFRVKIIANYSPNYAKQLWCRFKQSLGYAERLEYIKSFPCKSLDNPKGKRPETKFWTYEEFLKVINQFDLTDYEDHLRFVTVWLYYMTGVRVSEGFSLIWSDFNAKKKTLHVQSTLEAIGKGQYLRKLQTKTEAGKRYISLDDETVRILSEWRKIQVANSKDNYILSRFGEPMVKSTLSRMLKRYALKAGVPVITGKGLRHSHDSFMINVLHLDVVALSHRSGRIDKATTLNTYSHYYQVDNTIGGQIQEVLEQSGVAKTKSDKTVAYPTTHPTTIEG encoded by the coding sequence ATGACTAAAAACTATAAAGGTGTAAATAGAGATAAGAAAGGTAGAATATACATACAAACAGAATTTAAAGCAAATCCTATAACTGGCAAAAGACAAAGATATAAAAGTTATTTAAACAGGTGGGGTAAACCTTTTGATACTGAGAAAGAAGCGTATAATGAATTGTGCAGAGTTCGTGCAGAGTATCATGATAAATTTGAATATGCAGATTATGATATTTCTTATAAGGCATTCATGAACAGTGTATTTTTACCATACTATAAACAAACAGTTCAAGGGCTGACTTATCGAACTGCAATGGTTCATTTTGAATTATTTATTGAGGAATTTGGCGATACAAAATTGAGAAACATAACACCAAGAATGTGTGAGCAGTTTCGAGTTAAGATTATTGCCAATTATTCACCTAACTACGCAAAACAGCTGTGGTGTAGGTTTAAACAATCATTAGGTTATGCTGAGCGGTTAGAGTATATAAAATCGTTTCCATGTAAATCATTGGATAACCCAAAAGGGAAAAGACCAGAAACAAAATTCTGGACATACGAAGAATTTTTAAAAGTCATAAACCAGTTTGACCTAACAGATTATGAAGACCACTTAAGATTCGTAACAGTTTGGTTATACTATATGACCGGAGTTCGAGTAAGTGAAGGATTCTCATTGATTTGGTCCGATTTCAATGCTAAGAAAAAAACACTTCATGTTCAATCAACACTAGAAGCGATTGGAAAAGGACAATATCTAAGAAAATTACAGACTAAAACAGAGGCAGGGAAGCGTTATATTTCATTGGATGATGAAACTGTTCGGATATTGTCTGAATGGAGAAAGATTCAAGTTGCGAATTCAAAGGATAATTATATTCTTTCACGTTTTGGTGAACCAATGGTAAAAAGCACCTTATCCAGAATGTTAAAAAGATATGCCCTTAAAGCAGGTGTTCCAGTGATTACAGGAAAAGGATTAAGACACTCACATGATTCGTTCATGATAAATGTCTTACATTTAGATGTTGTAGCATTATCACATCGATCAGGAAGAATTGATAAAGCGACTACATTAAACACCTATTCACATTATTATCAAGTAGACAACACAATTGGTGGACAAATTCAGGAAGTGTTAGAACAAAGCGGAGTGGCAAAAACAAAATCAGATAAAACTGTAGCATACCCCACCACACACCCCACCACGATAGAAGGTTAG
- a CDS encoding replication initiator protein translates to MKRITANQYQTSERYYKLPKVLFESERYKDMKLEVKVAYAVLKDRLELSLSKGWIDEDGAIYLIYSNSNLMALLGCSKSKLLSIKKTLREYGLIDEVQQSSSERGRMANKIYLGELEHETTPVLHTDGASVKKILGGAQRKTGPVLNSAPSETEGSETEYSETEGSDFLIEDEEERQLVDEKQEENFTSKVDGVTKYDRDYIWGLVHDQLRQTGLSQSASDYAMIYFSDRYQYALEHMRFARSAEVIAEYVFNGVLSEWTKQLRRQEVKGGD, encoded by the coding sequence ATGAAACGTATTACCGCTAATCAATATCAGACATCAGAGCGTTATTATAAACTCCCAAAAGTCTTGTTTGAGAGTGAACGTTATAAGGATATGAAGCTGGAAGTTAAGGTAGCCTACGCGGTTTTAAAAGATAGGTTGGAGCTGTCTTTGAGTAAAGGTTGGATTGATGAGGATGGGGCTATTTATTTGATTTATTCCAATTCAAATCTGATGGCACTTTTAGGCTGTTCAAAGTCAAAACTACTCTCTATCAAGAAAACCTTACGCGAATATGGCTTAATCGATGAAGTCCAACAGTCCTCTAGTGAAAGAGGTCGAATGGCAAATAAAATTTACTTGGGGGAATTGGAACATGAAACTACCCCAGTCTTACATACAGACGGGGCTAGTGTTAAAAAAATACTAGGGGGGGCTCAAAGAAAGACGGGGCCGGTCTTAAATTCAGCCCCTAGTGAGACTGAAGGAAGTGAAACTGAATATAGTGAAACTGAAGGGAGTGATTTCCTTATTGAGGACGAGGAGGAGAGGCAGCTAGTAGATGAGAAACAAGAAGAGAACTTTACTTCAAAAGTCGATGGCGTGACCAAGTACGATCGAGACTATATTTGGGGTTTGGTTCATGACCAGTTAAGACAGACAGGTCTATCTCAGTCGGCTAGTGACTATGCCATGATTTATTTTAGTGACCGTTATCAGTATGCTCTGGAACATATGCGATTTGCTCGGTCAGCGGAAGTAATAGCTGAATATGTATTTAATGGTGTGCTGTCAGAGTGGACCAAGCAACTGAGACGACAAGAAGTAAAGGGAGGTGATTAA
- a CDS encoding DNA (cytosine-5-)-methyltransferase → MKFLDLFAGIGGFRLGMESQGHKCLGFCEIDKFARTSYKAMFNTEGEIEYHDIKEVTDHDFRQFRGQVDIICGGFPCQAFSLAGRRLGFEDTRGTLFFEIARAAKQIQPRFLFLENVKGLLNHDEGRTFATILSTLDELGYDVEWQVLNSKDFQVPQNRERVFIIGHSRRYRSRFIFPLRRENSPAHLERLGNINPSKRGLNGEVYLTNGLAPTLTRGKGEGAKIAIPVLTPDRLEKRQHGRRFKDNQDPMFTLTSQDKHGVVVAGNLPTSFDQTGRVFDISGLSPTLTTMQGGDKVPKILLREELPFLKIKEATKTGYAKATLGDSVNLAYPASTKRRGRVGKGISNTLTTSDNMGVVVAALEYRQDKWYEVTGIVLEGKLYRLRIRRLTPRECFRLQGFPDWAYERAESVSSKSQLYKQAGNSVTVTVIEAIAREFRRTEEEEKYEPTT, encoded by the coding sequence ATGAAATTTTTAGATTTATTTGCTGGGATAGGTGGTTTTAGGCTAGGGATGGAATCACAGGGGCATAAATGCCTGGGCTTTTGTGAAATTGATAAATTCGCTAGAACATCTTATAAAGCTATGTTTAACACAGAAGGGGAAATAGAATACCATGACATTAAAGAGGTCACAGACCATGACTTTAGACAATTTAGAGGGCAAGTGGACATCATCTGCGGGGGATTTCCTTGCCAAGCATTTTCACTCGCAGGCAGACGATTGGGATTTGAAGATACTCGAGGGACTCTCTTTTTTGAGATTGCTCGAGCGGCCAAACAAATCCAACCACGTTTTCTATTTTTGGAAAACGTCAAAGGCCTACTCAATCACGACGAGGGACGGACGTTCGCCACAATCCTCTCCACGTTGGATGAATTGGGGTATGATGTCGAATGGCAGGTGCTTAACAGTAAGGACTTCCAAGTCCCGCAAAACAGAGAGCGGGTCTTTATTATCGGACATTCTAGAAGATACCGTTCCAGATTCATATTTCCTCTCAGAAGAGAAAACAGCCCAGCTCATCTTGAAAGGCTAGGAAATATCAATCCCTCTAAACGTGGTTTGAATGGTGAAGTCTATCTGACGAATGGACTTGCTCCTACACTAACAAGAGGTAAAGGAGAGGGAGCAAAAATCGCCATTCCAGTCTTAACACCAGATAGACTTGAAAAACGCCAACATGGTCGTCGATTTAAGGATAATCAAGACCCTATGTTTACTTTGACCAGTCAAGACAAACACGGGGTTGTTGTCGCAGGAAATCTGCCGACTAGCTTTGACCAGACCGGTAGAGTATTTGACATTTCTGGCTTATCACCGACCTTGACCACCATGCAAGGTGGAGACAAGGTGCCAAAGATTTTGCTGAGGGAGGAGCTACCATTTCTGAAAATCAAGGAAGCCACAAAAACAGGGTACGCAAAGGCAACTCTTGGAGACTCTGTCAATCTGGCTTATCCAGCCTCAACCAAACGTAGGGGACGTGTGGGAAAGGGAATATCCAATACCTTGACAACTTCAGACAATATGGGAGTGGTGGTTGCTGCTCTGGAATATCGACAGGATAAGTGGTATGAAGTCACAGGCATTGTCTTAGAGGGGAAACTTTATCGCCTGAGAATAAGACGACTGACACCAAGAGAGTGTTTCAGACTTCAAGGCTTTCCTGACTGGGCTTATGAAAGAGCAGAAAGTGTTTCTAGTAAGAGCCAACTATACAAACAGGCCGGCAATAGCGTGACTGTCACAGTTATTGAAGCCATTGCCAGAGAATTTAGAAGAACGGAAGAGGAAGAAAAATATGAACCTACTACATAA
- a CDS encoding transcriptional regulator, translating to MNERFWDNLEIILAEKDLTWAELARKVFNGQYVYPSEFNRLYQKLRHYKSNRLMPQTRWVERIVLVLDIDYEDLFKR from the coding sequence ATGAATGAACGATTTTGGGATAATTTAGAAATCATTCTGGCAGAAAAAGACCTCACTTGGGCAGAACTAGCTCGCAAAGTATTCAACGGTCAATATGTTTATCCAAGTGAGTTTAATCGCCTCTATCAAAAATTACGGCATTACAAATCGAATCGTCTCATGCCACAAACTAGATGGGTTGAGCGAATTGTTCTAGTCTTAGATATTGATTATGAAGATTTATTCAAGAGGTGA
- a CDS encoding CPBP family intramembrane metalloprotease, giving the protein MIRIVVFYLAIQLNGLLVSLYLKEYLTIEGIVLLQLVLLSVTCLEIARHKTVQAKNITLRNRLRWLLLGFVCMVAFAVFISFLSSVQTRNQAVLLQVGKQVPPIIFLLFLINASLLEEIVYRQLLWEKLTFPLLQIGVTSFFFVLSHGPNQIGSWLIYSCLGLTLAAVRLKTDCMTAIALHLLWNSLAYVVTFL; this is encoded by the coding sequence ATGATAAGGATAGTGGTGTTTTATCTAGCTATACAGCTAAACGGTCTTCTGGTGAGTTTATACCTGAAAGAGTATCTGACAATAGAGGGTATAGTCTTGCTACAATTGGTCCTATTAAGTGTGACTTGCTTAGAGATTGCCCGTCATAAAACTGTTCAAGCAAAAAATATAACCTTAAGAAATCGCCTAAGATGGTTGCTTCTTGGTTTTGTGTGTATGGTTGCTTTTGCAGTTTTCATCAGTTTCCTATCTTCAGTTCAGACTAGGAATCAAGCGGTATTGTTACAAGTAGGAAAACAGGTTCCTCCTATTATCTTTTTATTATTTCTAATAAATGCAAGTCTCCTTGAAGAGATTGTTTATAGGCAACTGCTGTGGGAAAAATTGACATTCCCTCTTCTACAAATAGGCGTGACCAGTTTTTTCTTTGTTCTATCCCATGGACCCAATCAGATAGGGAGTTGGCTCATCTATAGCTGTCTTGGCTTGACCTTGGCTGCTGTTCGATTGAAAACTGATTGTATGACGGCAATCGCCTTACATTTACTTTGGAATAGTTTGGCTTATGTCGTAACTTTCTTGTGA